A region of Carassius auratus strain Wakin chromosome 11, ASM336829v1, whole genome shotgun sequence DNA encodes the following proteins:
- the LOC113110959 gene encoding 26S proteasome non-ATPase regulatory subunit 14 — MDRLLRLGGGMPGLSQGPPTDAPAVDTAEQVYISSLALLKMLKHGRAGVPMEVMGLMLGEFVDDYTVRVIDVFAMPQSGTGVSVEAVDPVFQAKMLDMLKQTGRPEMVVGWYHSHPGFGCWLSGVDINTQQSFEALSERAVAVVVDPIQSVKGKVVIDAFRLINANMMVLGHEPRQTTSNLGHLNKPSIQALIHGLNRHYYSITINYRKNELEQKMLLNLHKKSWMEGLTLQDYSEHCKLNENIVKEMLELAKNYNKAVEEEDKMTPEQLAIKNVGKQDPKRHLEEHVDVLMTSNIVQCLAAMLDTVVFQ, encoded by the exons GGTCCTCCCACAGATGCCCCCGCTGTGGACACAGCTGAACAGGTGTACATCTCCTCACTCGCCCTGCTGAAG atGCTGAAACATGGCCGTGCTGGTGTGCCCATGGAAGTCATGGGCCTGATGCTGGGAGAGTTTGTGGATGATTACACCGTTCGTGTGATTGACGTGTTTGCCATGCCGCAGTCAGGAACA GGTGTGAGCGTTGAGGCCGTGGACCCTGTTTTTCAAGCCAAGATGTTAGACATGTTAAAGCAGACGGGAAG GCCTGAGATGGTGGTGGGCTGGTACCACAGTCACCCTGGTTTTGGCTGCTGGTTGTCAGGTGTGGACATTAACACACAGCAGAGTTTTGAGGCGTTGTCGGAGCGCGCTGTCGCAGTAGTGGTCGATCCCATCCAGAGCGTCAAGGGAAAG GTTGTGATCGATGCTTTCAGGCTCATAAATGCCAATATGATGGTACTGGGTCACGAGCCACGTCAAACCACGTCTAACTTGGGACACCTCAACAAACCCTCTATTCAG gCTTTGATTCATGGGCTCAACAGACATTATTACTCCATTACCATTAACTACAGGAAGAATGAATTGGAACAGAAG aTGTTGCTGAACCTTCATAAGAAAAGCTGGATGGAGGGTCTGACCCTGCAGGATTACAGTGAACACTGCAAACTGAACGAGAACATCGTCAAAGAGATGCTCGAACTGGCCAAGAACTACAATAAG GCTGTAGAGGAAGAGGACAAGATGACTCCTGAGCAGCTTGCCATTAAGAACGTTGGAAAACAG gATCCCAAACGGCATTTGGAAGAGCATGTGGATGTTCTCATGACATCCAATATTGTGCAGTGCCTCGCAGCAATGTTGGACACAGTGGTGTTCCAGTGA